Genomic DNA from Caldicellulosiruptor hydrothermalis 108:
TATCAACAAAGGACTTTTCAGTTCTGTTCATGATATTTCGGATGGAGGTTTTGCAATTGCTCTTATAGAAAGTGCATTAAGAGGTTCAAAGGGTGCTGAGCTGCAAATTAAAACAGAGCTAAGAGAAGATTTTTATCTTTTTAGTGAAACACCAGGAAGGTTTGTTGTTACATTCCAAGAAAATAATTTAAGAAAAATACAGGATATATTAGATGACATTGAGTTTACTGTAGTAGGAAGAGTAACAGATGAGTTTGCGATAAATGGTAAAATAAATGATAAAGATATTCATTTGGACTTAAAAGAGGTGGAGAGAATATATCAGGAGGCAATACCATGTGCTTTAAAGAGTTAGAAGAAAACTTTAAAGACCATTGTGGGATATTTGGCATATATTGCCCGGATGGTAAGCTTGACGTTGCAAAGATTACTTATTTTGGACTTTACGCTCTTCAACACAGAGGCCAGGAAAGCAGCGGTATTGCTGTAAATGACTCGGGGAATATCATTTATCATAAGGACAATGGTCTTGTCAATGAAGTTTTCAACGAGGTTGTGCTAAATCATCTTAAAGGATATTCAGCAATTGGTCATGTAAGGTATTCTACTACAGGCAAAAGTGACAGGGAAAACGCTCAGCCTCTTGTCATAAAATACAGAAAAGGTCATATGGCTCTTGCGCACAATGGCAATCTTGTCAATGCACATATAATAAGAGAGAAACTTGAGCAGGAAGGCGCAATCTTTCAAACAACTATCGATTCTGAAGTTATTGCAAGTTTGATTTCTCGCAACAGGATAAAATCCGAAAATATCGAAGAAGCCATTTTAAAAACTATGGATGAAATAAAAGGGGCATATTCTTTGCTGATTTTAACACCCAACAAACTTATTGCAGTAAGAGACCCTTATGGACTTAGACCTTTGGTAATGGGAAAGATAAGCAACAGTATTTGTTTTGCATCAGAAACATGCGCCCTGGACACTATCGGAGCCGAATATATCCGAGATGTTGAACCAGGAGAGATAATTTCGGTAACTAAAAGTGGTATTAAGAGTGTAAAATACAATAATAGCACTAAACACTTATGTGTATTTGAATTTATCTACTTTGCAAGGGCTGACTCATACTTGGAAGGAATAAGTGTTTATGAAATAAGAAAAAGGCTTGGGAAACAACTTTGCAAAGAGTCTTATGTTGACTGCGACATTGTAATTGGTGTGCCCGACTCTGGAACAACTGCTGCAATTGGCTTTGCGGAAGAGGCCAATATTCCATTTTCAGAAGGTTTTATAAAAAATAGATATATAGGAAGGACATTCATAAAACCAGAACAGACACAAAGAGAAATCGCTGTGAGAATAAAGCTTAATGTCTTAAAAAGCAATGTAGAGGGAAAAAGGGTGGTTTTAATTGATGATTCTATTGTAAGGGGAACAACATCGCGAAAGATTATAAAAATGCTGCGAGATGCAGGGGCAACAGAGGTTCATCTTAGGATAAGCTCTCCACCAGTTGTTTTTCCTTGTTACTACGGTATAGATACACCTGACAGAAAAGAGTTGATTGCAGCAAATTACTCAACTGAGGAGATTGCAAGGATTTTAGGTGCTGACTCATTAGAGTACTTGAGCTTAAACGGACTGAATGAGGTCTTTGATGGGAGAATCCATCAGTTTTGTACAGCATGTTTTAGCGGGGAGTATGTAACCGAGATACCAGAGAATTTTAATAAATATATTCTTGAAGAGGGTGTTTGAAGAATGACCACATATAAGGATGCGGGCGTGAACATTGAAGAAGGTTACAAAGCAGTGAATTTGATTAAAAGCTTGGCGAGAGAAACTTTTGACTCAAATGTTATTACTGACATAGGTAGTTTTGGGAGTATGTATCTTTTGAATATTGGAAGTTCTGAATATATTTTGGTTTCTGGCACAGATGGAGTTGGTACTAAACTGAAGATTGCATTTTACCTTGATAAGCACGACACTGTTGGTATAGACTGTGTTGCAATGTGCGTCAACGATGTTTTATGTCATGGTGCAAAACCACTTTTCTTTTTAGACTATGTTGCATGTGGTAAACTAAACAGTAGCAAGATTGCAAGCATTGTGAAAGGCATTGCAGAAGGTTGCAAAATGGCTGGATGTTCACTTGTAGGCGGAGAGACTGCTGAGATGCCAAGATTTTACAAAGAGGATGAGTACGATTTGGCAGGGTTTGCAGTTGGAATTGTAGAAAAGCAAAAAGCGGTGTATGGCAAAGATGTGAACCAAGAAGATATTATAATTGGCCTTGCTTCAAGCGGTGTTCACAGCAATGGTTATTCACTTGTAAGAAAAGTTTTTGGGATAGATGATAATCCAAAAGTGCTTGGAAAGATATATGAAGAGCTTGGGGTGTCACTTGGGGAAGAGCTATTAAAGCCTACAAGGATATATGTAAAACCTGTTTTGAAAGTGCTTGAAAGGGTAAATGTTAAAGGAATAGCTCATATTACTGGCGGTGGATTTTTTGAAAATATACCTCGTGCTTTTCCGAAAGGTTACTCTGCCATCATCGAAAAAGGTAGTTGGGAAGTTCCTGCTATATTTAGGTTGATTCAGGAACATGGAAAAGTAGAAGAAAGAGAGATGTTTTCAACATTTAACATGGGAATAGGTATGATTCTAATAGTTTCTAAAGAAGGTGTGGATTTGACATTGAAGATTTTAGAACAAGAGAAAGTAAATGCATGGGTAATAGGTGCAATTCAAAAAGGTGAAGACGGAGTTGTTTTAAAATGAAAAAATTAGCTGTATTTGTTTCAGGTTCAGGTTCTAATCTTCAGGCAATCATTGACCAGATTAAAATTGGAGAGATACCAGCTACTATCTCATGTGTCATATCCAACAAAAAAGATGCATATGCACTTGAAAGGGCAAGAAAAAACGGTATTCAAGCAATTTATATATCCAGGAGAGATTTTCCTTCTTCTTTGGAGTATGAAAAATATTTGGTAAAGTTACTTAAATGTCAAAAAATTGATTACGTCATTTTAGCAGGTTTCCTTTATATATTTTCAGAGTATTTTGTGGAAGAGTTCAAGAACAGAATTGTAAACATTCATCCTTCCTTGCTACCAGCATTTGGTGGTAAAGGTATGTATGGCATAAACGTACACAGAAGTGTGTTAGAATATGGAATGAAGGTAACAGGTGCAACAGTCCATTTTGTTGATGCAGTACCTGACGGTGGTCCAATAATCTTGCAAAAAGCTATATATGTAAGGGAAGATGATACTCCAGAGACTCTTCAAAAGAGGGTACTTGAAGAGGTTGAATGGAAGATATATCCTTTAGCTATAAAGCTTCTTTGTGAAGATAAGATAGAAGTCATAGGAAGAAAAGTTATCATAAAGGACAAGGAAATCTTAAAAAAGGTGGGAATTGAGATATGAACAAGAGGGCGATTATAAGTGTTTACAATAAAAACGGGATAGTAGAATTTGCAAAAAAGCTAAGAAAGTTTGGATATGATATTATCTCAACAGGTGGTACCATGAAGTACTTGACCGAAAATGGGATTGAGGTTATAAATATCTCTGATGTGACCCGTTTTCCAGAGATTTTGGATGGCAGAGTAAAAACTCTTCATCCAAATATTCACGCAGGAATTCTTGCAATGAAGGATAACAAAGAACACTTAGAAACTTTAAAGGCATTGGATATTCTGCCAATTGACATGGTTGTGGTTAACCTTTATCCATTTAAAGAGACTATTTTCAAGAAAGATGTTACGCTTGACGACGTTATAGAAAATATAGATATAGGCGGGCCCACCATGATTCGAGCAGCTGCAAAAAACTTCAAATACACAACAGTAATAGTTGACCCTGAAGATTACGATACAGTAGCAATGGAAATAGAAAAAAATGGAGAGGTTTCTTTTGAGACAAGATTTTATCTTGCCACAAAGGTTTTTGAATACACCTCGTATTATGATTCAATGATTTTTAACTATTTCAAACATGTGCGAAAAGACCAGTCGTTTTCGAAGTATTTTACAGTCCCACTTGAACTTTTGCAGAACTTAAGATATGGTGAAAATCCTCACCAGAAGGCATGTTTTTATAAGATATCGTTACCCTTCATCAAAACTTCAAATGTTGTGAATTGTACGCAGCTTCATGGTAAAGAACTTTCATACAACAACATCCTTGACAGTGACAGTGCTATAGAGCTTTTGAAGGAGTTTGATGAACCTACATGCGTTGCTATAAAGCACAATAACCCATGTGCAGTAGCATCGGCAGAGAATATCTATGAGGCTTATAAAAAGGTATATGAAAGTGATCCAGTGTCAATATTTGGCGGCATTGTTGCTTTCAATAGAAAGGTTGACAAGGGTACAGCAGAGCAGCTCAAAAAGATATTTCTTGAAATTGTGATTGCTCCGGAATTTGACGAGGATGCTCTTTCTATCCTGTGTTCCAAAAAAGATTTGAGAGTTTTAAAATTAGCATCCTTAGAAAAAACCAATACTTTCTATGATATAAAATCTGTGAATGGTGGCGTTTTAGTACAAGAAAAGGATAAAATGCTTTTCAAAGACGGATTTCAGGTTGTCACAGAAAGAGAGCCGTCAGAAAAGGAACTGGAAGATTTAATCTTTGCCTGGAAGGTTGTAAAACATGTAAAATCGAATGCTATAGTTGTAGCAAAGGATAAAATGACCCTGGGCATTGGAATGGGTCAGACAAATAGAATATGGGCTGTTGAACATGCAATTTCAAGGTCGCGATTTGATTTAAAGGGAGCAGTGCTTGCATCCGACGCATTTTTCCCATTTTCAGATAGTGTTGAAACTGCGGGCAAAGCAGGAATTAGTGCTATTATCCAGCCAGGTGGTTCTATCCGCGACAAGGATTCTATTGAGATGGCAAATAAGTTCAATATAGCTATGGTGTTCACAGGAATGAGACATTTTAGGCATTAAGAAAGAGGTGGTATTTTAACCATGAGAGTACTAATTGTAGGAAATGGTGGACGTGAACATGCTATTGCATGGAAGATATACAATGAAGGTTACAAAGATTTGTTCTGCATTCCAGGAAATGCAGGAATAAGCGAAATAGCTGAGTGTGCTGATATTAAAGTGAATGAGTTTGACAAGATAAAGGACTTTTGTTTAGAGAAAGGAATAGATTTTGTGGTTGTTGGTCCTGACAATCCACTGGCTGACGGGATTGTTGACTATCTTGAATCTTTTGGTATAAAGACATTTGGACCTACAAAAGATGCTGCAATGATAGAAAGCAGTAAAGCTTTTGCGAAAGATTTGATGAAGAAATATGGAATTAAAACTGCAAGATATGAGGTGTTCACTAACTATGAAGATGCATACAAGTTTGTAAATCAAACATATAAGTATCCAATTGTTATAAAAGCAGATGGGCTTGCTCTTGGCAAGGGTGTGATTATTGCAAATAACCAGCAAGAGGCAGTTGATGCCTTGAATCTTATTATGAAAGAAAAGGTTTTTGGAGCTGCAGGCAACAAAGTGGTTATTGAAGATTACCTTGTTGGTGAAGAAGTTTCAGTGTTTGTTGTTTCTGATGGTAGGGATATTGTTCCTCTTACAACAGCAAGAGACCACAAAAAGGCATTTGATGGTGACAATGGACCAAATACAGGTGGAATGGGTGCTTTTTCGCCGTCTAAACTTGTCAACAAAGATATTTTTGAAGATATGTTAGAAAACATAATGCTCAGAGCAGTGTATGGCATGCGAAAGGAAGGACGACCTTTCAAAGGAGTACTATATGGAGGACTTATCCTGACAGAAGAGGGGCCAAAGGTTTTAGAATTTAATGCACGTTTTGGAGACCCAGAAGCCCAGGCAATTTTACCGCTTATGAAAAGTGAACTTATGGAAATAATGGTAAAGGCGAGAGAAGGAAATTTAAAGGGTGTTGAGGCAAGGTTTGAGCAAGAGTATTCTCTGTGTGTTGTGCTTGCCTCAAAAGGTTATCCTGACAAATATGATACTGGCTTTGAAATAAGCGGATTAGAAAATCTGGATGAAAGGACCATAGTATTTCACGCAAATACAAAGAAAAAAAACGGTAAGATAAAAACTGCTGGTGGAAGGGTACTGAATGTGGTAAGAAAAGAAAAGACTCTAAAAGAAGCGAAAGATAAGGTATATGAAGAGATTAAGAAGATTTGGTTTGAAAATATGTTCTACAGAAATGATATAGGAGATAAAGAGATTGAGATTGAATAAAATTTGTGTTTTAAGAAGAGAAAAATGAGGTATAAATTATTTGACAGTTTAAATTCTAAGAAAGGAGAGAATGTTTAAAGTGGAAATTTGGGTATGCAGTATATGCGGATACGAGTACAATCCTGAAAATGGAGACCCAGAAAACGGTATTGCGCCAGGAACAAAGTTTGAAGATTTGCCAGACGATTGGGTTTGCCCTATTTGCGGTGTTGGCAAGGACATGTTTGAGAAAAAATAAGTTCGAGAAGTAAAGCGGGAGTACCCTAAGTCATCTTTGGTAGTTTATTGGGATGGCTTAGGGTATTTTTATGGTATAATAATTTTTATAGGAATGCCAAAGAGGTATAAGAAAAGAATGATAGCAAACATTCCTTCATATATTTTTTTAAACGATGTATTTACACAAGCCGGTCGAGGTTTGAAAAAGGTTTCGTATGAAATCGTAAATGAAAAGGATGGTTTTACTGCAAAGCTTTCTTTTACTGACAGCTGTGAAGTTAATAACATAGGAGTGGCTTTTGACCTTCAAGAAGCAGAAATTTTTTTTATGCCAAGGCTTCAAAGAGGAAAGAAAGGACTTGTGTGTAACAACTCGAATACACAAATTATCCTTTTGAGAACTAAAGATTCGTTTTTTCTATTAAAAGTTTGTGGTATTTTACAACTGGATGAAATATATTTGAGATTTGCCACGAAGATAAAAGAAAACTTATTGTGTATAGGGTTTTTCCATTCGTTCTGGATAGATGAAACACAGAATAGTTTTTGTTTTCAAAATTTACTACCGATGTCGAGGATAAAAAAAGGCTCAAATATAAAAATAGAAGTCAAGGTACAGAAAGGAAGTTCAATTTATGATTGCGTTGAAAACTTTAATCCAAAATTGAAATCTTTTGAAGCAGGACTTAATTTAGAACCGGCAAACAATCCAAAGTACGTTGGTATAGTAGATATAATGAAGTATTCAAAAATAGACATTGCGAGAAGGTACCGATTATCACTTGGCGTTCCAGCAAAGATGTTAAAACTTTACTTTTTATATCTACCCAGAAAACTTATAAATTTCAAGCTTTCCTATACATCCTCGTTACAATCTTCCAGTTTTTATTATATAAAAATTTTAAGCGAGCTTAGAAAAAGTGAAATTTTAAGTCTTAAAGAAAACATAGAACTATTATCCACAAAAGAAAATATTTATTTTAATTTTTACAATAAAAATCTTATGTTAACCTCAATAAAAACTTATTATCATCTGCCTTATATTTTACTTCTTTATACTAAGCTTTGTTCTTTGACAGGAAAAGAAATAAAAACTTCTATTGAGAGACTCATCGGTGAGATAGAATGGCATGTTATAAGAAACTATAAATTTTTCACAGATGAGACTTTGATGAATATAGAAGAGTTTGATAGAAAATTTGAGAATGGAATGTATCCAAATGAAACCCTAACAATATATATTTGTTATGAGCTGTACAGGTTTCTCTT
This window encodes:
- the purH gene encoding bifunctional phosphoribosylaminoimidazolecarboxamide formyltransferase/IMP cyclohydrolase; its protein translation is MNKRAIISVYNKNGIVEFAKKLRKFGYDIISTGGTMKYLTENGIEVINISDVTRFPEILDGRVKTLHPNIHAGILAMKDNKEHLETLKALDILPIDMVVVNLYPFKETIFKKDVTLDDVIENIDIGGPTMIRAAAKNFKYTTVIVDPEDYDTVAMEIEKNGEVSFETRFYLATKVFEYTSYYDSMIFNYFKHVRKDQSFSKYFTVPLELLQNLRYGENPHQKACFYKISLPFIKTSNVVNCTQLHGKELSYNNILDSDSAIELLKEFDEPTCVAIKHNNPCAVASAENIYEAYKKVYESDPVSIFGGIVAFNRKVDKGTAEQLKKIFLEIVIAPEFDEDALSILCSKKDLRVLKLASLEKTNTFYDIKSVNGGVLVQEKDKMLFKDGFQVVTEREPSEKELEDLIFAWKVVKHVKSNAIVVAKDKMTLGIGMGQTNRIWAVEHAISRSRFDLKGAVLASDAFFPFSDSVETAGKAGISAIIQPGGSIRDKDSIEMANKFNIAMVFTGMRHFRH
- the purF gene encoding amidophosphoribosyltransferase, whose product is MCFKELEENFKDHCGIFGIYCPDGKLDVAKITYFGLYALQHRGQESSGIAVNDSGNIIYHKDNGLVNEVFNEVVLNHLKGYSAIGHVRYSTTGKSDRENAQPLVIKYRKGHMALAHNGNLVNAHIIREKLEQEGAIFQTTIDSEVIASLISRNRIKSENIEEAILKTMDEIKGAYSLLILTPNKLIAVRDPYGLRPLVMGKISNSICFASETCALDTIGAEYIRDVEPGEIISVTKSGIKSVKYNNSTKHLCVFEFIYFARADSYLEGISVYEIRKRLGKQLCKESYVDCDIVIGVPDSGTTAAIGFAEEANIPFSEGFIKNRYIGRTFIKPEQTQREIAVRIKLNVLKSNVEGKRVVLIDDSIVRGTTSRKIIKMLRDAGATEVHLRISSPPVVFPCYYGIDTPDRKELIAANYSTEEIARILGADSLEYLSLNGLNEVFDGRIHQFCTACFSGEYVTEIPENFNKYILEEGV
- the purN gene encoding phosphoribosylglycinamide formyltransferase, translated to MKKLAVFVSGSGSNLQAIIDQIKIGEIPATISCVISNKKDAYALERARKNGIQAIYISRRDFPSSLEYEKYLVKLLKCQKIDYVILAGFLYIFSEYFVEEFKNRIVNIHPSLLPAFGGKGMYGINVHRSVLEYGMKVTGATVHFVDAVPDGGPIILQKAIYVREDDTPETLQKRVLEEVEWKIYPLAIKLLCEDKIEVIGRKVIIKDKEILKKVGIEI
- the rd gene encoding rubredoxin; this translates as MEIWVCSICGYEYNPENGDPENGIAPGTKFEDLPDDWVCPICGVGKDMFEKK
- the purD gene encoding phosphoribosylamine--glycine ligase, whose translation is MRVLIVGNGGREHAIAWKIYNEGYKDLFCIPGNAGISEIAECADIKVNEFDKIKDFCLEKGIDFVVVGPDNPLADGIVDYLESFGIKTFGPTKDAAMIESSKAFAKDLMKKYGIKTARYEVFTNYEDAYKFVNQTYKYPIVIKADGLALGKGVIIANNQQEAVDALNLIMKEKVFGAAGNKVVIEDYLVGEEVSVFVVSDGRDIVPLTTARDHKKAFDGDNGPNTGGMGAFSPSKLVNKDIFEDMLENIMLRAVYGMRKEGRPFKGVLYGGLILTEEGPKVLEFNARFGDPEAQAILPLMKSELMEIMVKAREGNLKGVEARFEQEYSLCVVLASKGYPDKYDTGFEISGLENLDERTIVFHANTKKKNGKIKTAGGRVLNVVRKEKTLKEAKDKVYEEIKKIWFENMFYRNDIGDKEIEIE
- the purM gene encoding phosphoribosylformylglycinamidine cyclo-ligase; its protein translation is MTTYKDAGVNIEEGYKAVNLIKSLARETFDSNVITDIGSFGSMYLLNIGSSEYILVSGTDGVGTKLKIAFYLDKHDTVGIDCVAMCVNDVLCHGAKPLFFLDYVACGKLNSSKIASIVKGIAEGCKMAGCSLVGGETAEMPRFYKEDEYDLAGFAVGIVEKQKAVYGKDVNQEDIIIGLASSGVHSNGYSLVRKVFGIDDNPKVLGKIYEELGVSLGEELLKPTRIYVKPVLKVLERVNVKGIAHITGGGFFENIPRAFPKGYSAIIEKGSWEVPAIFRLIQEHGKVEEREMFSTFNMGIGMILIVSKEGVDLTLKILEQEKVNAWVIGAIQKGEDGVVLK